The Candidatus Babeliales bacterium genome has a window encoding:
- a CDS encoding WD40 repeat domain-containing protein, which translates to MKYKQLFFTMICLSVTTLFNAMNNLSNLKGTEEITLVKDPWCAKYITNNSIVISGANGCALVNTKTKEANNIGDVYNYARNVILVPLLQNNAERIIVSYNKIATIYNTQTGLEEGSIGGKKTIRSLAYDSNSNTIFLSYGEKEGGVITKYNFSTKDKTETSIDCQCCQSISMHPKKQILCIADRCANIFLYKSDTLKEIKKIIVEDGNSIFDFCQYSSDGSRIVAGNSKKLFIINPDIVPLVDSCLQAKKHEYYQRIAFHPNNSTLAILSSIGSYKPSLGYVYVEQIVRYWDIKTQKFIDEESALDSEYGYDLSFSPNGLEIIIVLEGKCIRMPVSFAIKEKYIYISFLLHQIAKQENLIKDIVHYCSNILLKTFTL; encoded by the coding sequence ATGAAATATAAACAACTTTTTTTTACCATGATTTGTCTTTCAGTAACAACATTGTTTAATGCAATGAATAATTTAAGCAATTTAAAAGGTACTGAAGAAATAACTCTAGTCAAAGATCCATGGTGCGCAAAATACATTACCAATAATAGTATTGTTATTAGTGGCGCTAATGGATGCGCTCTTGTAAATACTAAAACAAAGGAAGCGAATAATATAGGTGATGTTTATAATTATGCTAGAAATGTAATACTAGTACCGCTCTTGCAGAACAATGCTGAAAGAATAATTGTTTCTTATAATAAAATTGCAACAATATATAATACACAGACAGGTTTAGAAGAAGGCTCTATAGGAGGAAAAAAAACAATTCGATCTCTTGCCTACGATTCCAATAGTAATACTATTTTTTTAAGTTATGGGGAAAAAGAGGGAGGAGTAATAACAAAATACAATTTTTCAACAAAGGATAAAACAGAGACTTCTATTGATTGTCAATGTTGCCAAAGCATATCTATGCATCCAAAAAAACAGATTTTGTGTATAGCCGATCGCTGCGCAAATATCTTTTTATATAAATCAGATACCTTAAAAGAAATTAAAAAAATTATTGTAGAGGATGGCAATTCTATTTTTGATTTTTGTCAATATAGTTCTGATGGGTCTCGTATTGTAGCTGGTAATAGCAAAAAACTTTTTATAATAAATCCCGATATAGTTCCTCTTGTAGATTCATGTTTACAAGCTAAAAAACATGAATATTACCAGAGAATAGCATTTCATCCAAATAACTCAACTTTAGCCATCTTATCTAGTATTGGTTCTTATAAACCATCATTAGGGTATGTTTATGTAGAACAGATCGTGCGTTATTGGGATATTAAAACACAGAAGTTTATTGATGAAGAATCAGCGTTAGATTCTGAGTATGGTTATGATCTTTCTTTTTCTCCTAATGGATTAGAAATTATTATTGTATTAGAAGGTAAATGTATAAGGATGCCGGTATCTTTTGCGATAAAAGAAAAATATATATATATTTCTTTTTTATTGCATCAAATTGCAAAACAAGAGAATTTGATAAAGGATATTGTGCATTATTGTAGTAATATTTTATTAAAGACTTTTACATTGTAG
- the tmk gene encoding dTMP kinase, whose product MNIKYLLLMMIMTAITIHTHGTHNKQLTKGILIAIEGIDGSGKSTLARALYNALQQENFDTILTREPGDSALGKEIRELVQTQTIPISSFAEFLLFAADRAQHFAELIIPALEQNKLIISDRMADSSLAYQGYGRGLELQALRTINSWAMNKIQPHLTIFIRIPIGIALERCRKRSTLSVFEQEQFLEKVARGFEEIYCNRNDVIIVDGAESLEYLTAYIYNAIQEWIRSNNLFS is encoded by the coding sequence ATGAACATAAAATATCTACTTTTAATGATGATTATGACTGCAATAACAATACATACTCATGGAACACATAATAAACAACTTACAAAAGGTATTTTAATTGCCATTGAAGGAATTGATGGTTCAGGAAAATCAACCCTTGCGCGCGCTTTATATAATGCATTACAACAAGAAAATTTTGATACGATATTGACCAGAGAACCTGGTGATTCTGCGCTTGGTAAAGAAATACGTGAATTAGTACAAACTCAGACTATACCTATTTCATCTTTTGCAGAATTTTTACTTTTTGCTGCTGACCGTGCACAACACTTTGCCGAGCTCATTATTCCCGCACTTGAACAAAATAAATTAATTATATCTGATCGCATGGCAGATTCATCTCTTGCATACCAAGGTTATGGACGGGGTCTTGAGTTGCAAGCCTTACGCACTATTAATAGCTGGGCAATGAATAAGATTCAGCCTCATCTTACTATTTTCATTCGTATTCCTATCGGCATTGCCCTGGAGCGATGTAGAAAGCGTTCTACATTATCTGTATTTGAGCAAGAACAATTTTTAGAAAAAGTTGCTCGTGGATTTGAAGAAATTTATTGCAATCGTAATGATGTTATTATTGTAGATGGAGCTGAATCACTAGAATATCTTACTGCCTATATTTATAATGCAATTCAAGAATGGATACGTAGTAATAATCTTTTCTCCTAA
- the priA gene encoding primosomal protein N', translating into MYTIIMFIRVRLLNGLPEPLWYRVPTTCNYGPLTGLIVQVPLRNRIVPALVIDEYIIKPSIITFDCKEIYGIEPLPEDIHYLPFLKKLGDYYQIDTLHFIKRIHHFLTIKKENELIITQEQQIHSTASNIQLTGEQKKVCEYVSPCIGANIYMPIVLHGITGSGKTEIYKHLFCDALTKNKTSLLLLPEVTLAIAFENRLKQELPDLPIYGFHSGKTPKEKNKVWNNLKNKTAMILIGVHLPILLPIPNLGIIIVDEEHEVGYQEKKHPKINTKEAALMRAQEACIPIVLGSATPSMQTLYNVKTKKWAFFQLKKRFSGTLPTLEVVSLTENKNRKQFWISKELEAAIIDRLHKKEQTIIFINRRGFSFFVQCKTCTFIFSCNNCSVSLTLHEDNRLVCHYCGVSYTLPSHCSECRSSADDFLKKGIGTQKIVTILQKMFPQAIIARADLDTTTKKKLWQQTLTDMINGKIDILVGTQTITKGFHFPHVTLVGVLWADLQLNLAAYNATEIALQQLIQVSGRAGRNHAQSTVIIQTMANHEVYQHLNEIDYLTFYAKEIDMRIELGYPPASRFAELEIKNSNEKQLIQDVEYLFDHLYAYAKKNALSVTILGPVKPPVSKIKLIYSRKIYIKGKDFAHITHLCKSINRKKFSSLIYFTPNPLV; encoded by the coding sequence TTGTATACTATAATAATGTTTATTCGTGTTAGGCTTTTAAATGGATTACCCGAACCTTTGTGGTACCGTGTACCAACAACGTGCAACTATGGTCCTTTAACAGGATTAATTGTACAAGTACCGTTACGTAATCGTATAGTTCCGGCGCTTGTTATTGATGAATATATTATAAAGCCGTCCATTATTACCTTTGATTGCAAAGAAATTTATGGAATTGAACCATTACCGGAAGACATACATTACCTTCCTTTTTTAAAAAAATTAGGCGATTATTATCAAATAGATACATTGCATTTTATTAAAAGAATTCATCATTTTCTTACTATTAAAAAAGAAAATGAGTTGATTATCACGCAAGAACAACAAATACATTCAACAGCAAGCAACATACAATTAACTGGTGAACAAAAGAAAGTATGTGAGTATGTTTCACCTTGTATTGGCGCAAATATATATATGCCCATAGTATTACATGGTATTACTGGATCAGGAAAAACAGAAATATATAAACATCTTTTTTGTGATGCATTAACTAAAAATAAAACAAGTTTATTGTTGTTACCAGAAGTAACTCTTGCTATAGCTTTTGAAAATCGCCTCAAGCAAGAATTACCTGATTTACCTATTTACGGTTTTCATTCCGGAAAAACACCCAAAGAAAAAAATAAAGTCTGGAATAATCTTAAAAACAAAACGGCTATGATTTTAATTGGTGTGCATTTACCAATATTACTTCCTATCCCAAATCTTGGTATTATTATTGTTGATGAAGAACATGAAGTAGGGTATCAAGAAAAAAAACACCCAAAAATAAATACCAAAGAAGCTGCTCTTATGCGTGCACAAGAAGCATGTATACCTATTGTATTAGGATCTGCAACACCATCAATGCAAACATTATATAATGTTAAAACAAAAAAATGGGCATTTTTTCAACTAAAAAAACGATTTTCTGGAACATTACCAACGTTGGAAGTTGTATCCTTAACAGAAAACAAAAATAGAAAACAGTTTTGGATTAGTAAAGAATTAGAAGCGGCAATAATAGATCGACTACACAAAAAAGAACAAACTATTATTTTTATTAATCGCCGTGGCTTTAGTTTTTTTGTACAATGCAAAACATGCACATTTATTTTTTCATGTAACAATTGCTCAGTAAGCTTAACCTTGCATGAAGACAATCGTCTTGTCTGTCATTATTGTGGTGTATCATATACCTTGCCATCTCATTGTTCTGAATGCCGCAGCAGCGCTGACGACTTTTTAAAAAAAGGGATTGGCACACAAAAAATTGTTACTATATTACAAAAAATGTTTCCACAGGCAATTATTGCTAGGGCTGACTTAGATACAACTACTAAAAAAAAATTATGGCAACAAACTCTTACTGATATGATAAATGGAAAGATTGATATTCTCGTTGGTACTCAAACAATTACTAAAGGGTTTCATTTTCCCCATGTTACGTTAGTCGGTGTATTATGGGCCGATTTACAACTAAATTTGGCTGCGTACAATGCTACTGAAATTGCGCTACAACAATTAATTCAAGTATCAGGACGCGCCGGAAGAAACCATGCACAAAGTACTGTTATTATTCAAACAATGGCAAATCATGAGGTATATCAACATCTTAACGAAATAGATTATCTTACATTTTATGCAAAAGAGATTGATATGCGTATTGAGCTTGGATATCCACCAGCATCGCGTTTTGCTGAATTGGAAATAAAAAATTCTAATGAAAAACAATTGATACAAGATGTAGAATATCTCTTTGATCATCTGTATGCGTATGCAAAAAAGAATGCATTATCAGTAACTATTCTTGGACCGGTAAAGCCTCCTGTGTCAAAAATAAAATTAATATATAGTCGCAAAATTTATATCAAAGGAAAAGATTTTGCTCATATTACGCATCTGTGTAAATCAATCAATAGAAAGAAATTTTCTAGTTTAATCTATTTTACACCAAATCCACTTGTGTAA
- a CDS encoding DNA alkylation repair protein → MTTEISHIRSMLINLATAKDKRNYFFKTGVGDYAEHDQFINVSVPVLRKITKQFSDLSSDNIQQLLTSSFNEERLLALFILVQQYQKSNDNNKNELYQLYINNIKYVNNWNLVDASAHLILGAHIIHKDKDILITLARSNNLWKRRIAIVATWYFTRLNECEWTFKIALLLLTDTHDLIHKSVGWMLREAGKKSTPLLIDFLDIYAKQMPRTMLRYAIEKLPEQQRKLYMIRN, encoded by the coding sequence ATGACAACTGAAATCAGTCACATTAGATCTATGCTAATTAATTTAGCTACTGCCAAAGATAAACGAAACTATTTTTTTAAGACAGGTGTTGGTGATTACGCTGAACATGACCAATTTATTAATGTATCTGTTCCGGTATTACGAAAAATAACAAAACAATTCTCAGACTTATCTTCTGACAATATTCAACAATTACTTACATCATCTTTTAATGAGGAACGATTATTGGCATTGTTTATTCTTGTACAGCAGTACCAAAAATCTAATGATAATAATAAAAATGAACTGTACCAATTATATATAAACAATATAAAATATGTTAACAACTGGAATCTTGTCGATGCGTCTGCGCATCTTATTCTAGGTGCTCATATAATACATAAAGATAAAGACATTCTTATTACACTAGCCCGCTCAAATAATTTGTGGAAACGGCGTATCGCAATCGTTGCAACATGGTACTTTACTCGTCTTAATGAATGCGAATGGACTTTTAAAATCGCCTTACTTTTACTCACTGATACCCATGATCTTATTCATAAAAGTGTTGGTTGGATGTTGCGTGAAGCAGGAAAAAAGAGTACGCCTTTACTTATTGATTTTCTTGATATCTATGCTAAACAAATGCCACGAACAATGTTACGTTATGCCATTGAAAAGCTTCCCGAACAACAAAGAAAATTATATATGATACGTAATTAA
- the gatB gene encoding Asp-tRNA(Asn)/Glu-tRNA(Gln) amidotransferase subunit GatB: protein RIHIEEDAGKNIHSNYSNESFVDLNRAGTPLLEIVSYPDISSTYEVRTYLKTLRSIVQYLGICTGNMDEGAFRADTNISVRKKGQKELGTKCELKNINSFKFIADATEHELERQIDILENGGKVRSETRLWDSKKGTTIVMRSKEETADYRFFQEPDLAAIVIDDDRLEKAKNSMPELPLAKFERFTKHLGLTDYEADILIEDISLANYFDEAKKHTTSSSIIHWVLRDLMGYLKEYKVSLEECKITPTRLASIVNLVDQGVINSPTAKELFILVAETNKEPLELIEEKGLKQIGSREELEELVKEIIAANPRQTEDYRAGKDKLFGFFVGQMMQKTNGKGNPQLINELIKKHLNLSN, encoded by the coding sequence CGTATTCACATTGAAGAAGATGCAGGTAAAAATATACATTCAAATTATAGCAATGAAAGTTTTGTTGATTTAAACCGTGCAGGAACACCCTTGCTAGAGATTGTCAGTTATCCTGATATCTCGTCTACCTATGAAGTGCGTACATATCTCAAAACATTGCGTTCAATCGTTCAATATCTAGGCATTTGTACTGGAAACATGGACGAGGGGGCATTTCGCGCAGATACAAATATTTCCGTACGCAAAAAAGGACAAAAAGAGCTCGGTACTAAATGTGAACTAAAAAATATCAATTCATTCAAATTTATCGCTGATGCAACGGAGCATGAGCTAGAGCGTCAAATTGATATTTTAGAAAATGGTGGTAAAGTGCGCTCTGAAACTCGCCTGTGGGATTCCAAAAAAGGAACCACCATCGTTATGCGATCAAAAGAAGAAACGGCAGATTATCGCTTTTTTCAGGAACCAGATTTAGCAGCAATTGTCATTGACGACGATCGACTCGAAAAAGCAAAGAACAGTATGCCAGAGCTTCCACTTGCAAAATTTGAACGTTTTACCAAACATCTTGGCTTAACTGATTATGAAGCTGATATTTTAATAGAAGATATATCTCTTGCGAATTATTTTGATGAAGCAAAAAAACATACAACGAGTTCAAGTATTATTCATTGGGTCTTACGTGACCTTATGGGCTATCTTAAAGAATACAAAGTATCTCTTGAAGAATGTAAAATTACTCCTACGCGACTTGCAAGTATTGTTAATTTGGTTGATCAGGGAGTCATCAATAGCCCTACAGCCAAAGAATTATTCATTTTGGTCGCAGAGACTAACAAAGAACCTTTAGAACTTATTGAAGAAAAAGGTTTAAAACAAATTGGCTCTCGTGAAGAGTTAGAAGAGTTAGTAAAAGAAATTATTGCAGCAAACCCTCGTCAAACTGAAGACTATCGAGCAGGAAAAGATAAACTATTTGGTTTTTTTGTAGGCCAAATGATGCAAAAAACTAACGGCAAAGGCAATCCACAATTAATTAATGAGTTAATTAAAAAACATTTAAACCTTAGTAATTAA
- the mutL gene encoding DNA mismatch repair endonuclease MutL, with translation MSKIKQLSVHEAQKIAAGEVVERPANIVKELVENSIDAGATHITLYIEDGGKKLIRIVDNGCGMDIADAQICFDRHATSKITHVNELESITTFGFRGEALASIAAVSKISLITKEENSLEGTQVIVEANTIIQTNSVACTTGTDISVHNLFAHIPARKKFLKTTQTEWRAIQLLFNAFCFDYPHIHFSLFSDDKQVMNCPTVTTIKNRALQLWESSTHNHLLEVSIDGVIAIHGVISNHQHYRYDKSNIYFFVNKRWVKNYQLSNALVKGYNNVIPQGRYPLAAISITIPAHEVDINIHPRKEEVKFLHPRRVEQLLQDAVNNALNNNVSEQLKRDIKNTDMPQISNDFKNNPFNDNNFFYQKPYIHQPQLLSIDTVMPLHDIPNNTSQLNFDTTKNIIPTDFLSLQQILPQQEIIPLTDIERIYNVDTYTEDYRLIGQYNTTYILIEKKDGLFLVDQHAAHERILYELFSQRFTEVATVQLLFPQIINLSLYDINVITPHLDIFIQNGLIIEQCSQNQLIVQSLPVHLKDQSINDIIEQTIQWIAEHASADANIVKQTINNKLQAQMACKAAVKAGDVLTQEKMEQLLRDLSKTANRFSCPHGRPTGWLLSLYDIEKKFKRRT, from the coding sequence ATGTCAAAAATAAAACAATTATCAGTGCATGAAGCACAAAAAATAGCTGCAGGAGAAGTTGTTGAACGTCCTGCAAATATAGTTAAAGAATTAGTTGAAAATTCTATTGATGCTGGCGCAACACATATTACACTGTACATTGAAGATGGCGGTAAAAAGCTCATTCGTATTGTTGATAATGGATGTGGTATGGATATTGCTGACGCACAAATATGCTTTGATCGCCATGCAACAAGTAAAATAACTCACGTTAATGAACTTGAATCAATTACTACCTTTGGTTTTCGTGGAGAAGCATTAGCTAGTATTGCCGCCGTAAGTAAAATTAGTTTAATAACTAAAGAAGAAAATAGCCTCGAAGGCACACAAGTTATTGTAGAAGCTAATACAATCATACAAACAAATTCTGTTGCATGTACCACAGGTACTGATATTAGTGTACATAATCTTTTTGCTCATATTCCTGCTCGAAAAAAATTCTTAAAAACAACCCAAACGGAATGGCGTGCAATACAATTGTTATTTAATGCATTTTGTTTTGATTATCCTCATATTCATTTTTCTCTTTTTTCTGATGATAAACAGGTGATGAACTGTCCTACTGTTACTACTATAAAAAACCGTGCTTTACAGCTATGGGAATCATCAACACATAATCACCTTCTTGAAGTTTCTATTGATGGTGTAATCGCTATTCATGGAGTAATTTCAAATCATCAGCATTATCGTTATGATAAAAGTAATATTTATTTTTTTGTTAATAAACGTTGGGTAAAAAATTATCAATTAAGTAACGCACTTGTCAAAGGATATAATAATGTTATTCCTCAAGGTCGTTATCCTCTCGCAGCCATCAGTATTACTATACCGGCCCATGAAGTTGATATTAATATTCACCCACGAAAAGAAGAAGTGAAATTTCTTCATCCACGTCGCGTTGAACAATTATTACAAGATGCTGTTAATAATGCACTTAACAATAATGTTTCAGAACAGTTAAAAAGAGATATTAAGAATACGGATATGCCACAAATTTCTAATGATTTTAAAAATAATCCTTTTAATGATAATAATTTTTTCTATCAAAAACCATATATACACCAACCTCAATTACTATCAATAGATACGGTTATGCCCCTACATGATATCCCTAATAATACATCGCAACTTAATTTCGATACGACTAAAAATATAATTCCTACTGATTTTTTGTCTTTGCAACAAATACTACCTCAACAAGAAATTATTCCTCTAACAGATATTGAACGTATATATAATGTAGATACTTATACAGAAGATTACCGCCTTATTGGACAATACAACACAACGTATATACTTATTGAAAAAAAAGATGGTCTTTTTTTAGTAGATCAACATGCAGCACATGAACGAATTTTATATGAACTTTTTTCTCAGCGCTTTACTGAAGTTGCAACAGTGCAATTGTTGTTTCCACAAATCATTAATTTATCACTTTATGATATTAACGTAATTACTCCACATCTTGATATTTTTATACAGAATGGTCTCATCATTGAACAATGTTCACAAAATCAACTTATTGTACAATCTCTCCCGGTGCATCTTAAGGATCAATCCATTAATGATATTATCGAACAAACTATACAATGGATTGCTGAACATGCATCAGCCGATGCGAATATAGTAAAACAAACAATCAACAACAAACTCCAAGCGCAGATGGCCTGTAAAGCTGCTGTTAAAGCAGGAGATGTTCTCACACAAGAAAAAATGGAACAATTGTTACGTGATTTAAGTAAAACAGCCAACCGATTTTCTTGCCCTCATGGCAGACCAACCGGATGGCTGTTATCGTTATATGATATTGAAAAAAAATTTAAACGGCGGACCTAA
- a CDS encoding pentapeptide repeat-containing protein, with product MTGSSENTTNMVKISAIYASFNGARLGLLLNLSNANLKGADFRNVKIWNGIYWSSANKEDVRFSETE from the coding sequence ATGACCGGTTCGTCAGAAAATACAACAAACATGGTTAAAATCAGTGCAATTTATGCTAGCTTTAATGGCGCACGCCTCGGCCTACTTCTTAATCTTTCTAATGCCAATCTTAAAGGAGCAGATTTTAGAAATGTAAAAATATGGAATGGTATTTATTGGTCTAGCGCAAATAAAGAAGACGTTCGTTTTTCTGAAACAGAATAA
- a CDS encoding methylated-DNA--[protein]-cysteine S-methyltransferase yields the protein MTQVNQEFLTAVLHETSNYEITNHNLALKVFCIETPLGSMFAMSDEYALYFLEFTDHFELKDRIKKFCYRTNSTIIIGSSVPITSITTELTLYFDGSLKKFKTPLQLLGSPFQKSVWKALQSIPYGHTRSYTEQAKIIEKESAYRAVANANGANKISIVIPCHRVINSNGNLGGYGGGLARKKWLLDFERKNYDN from the coding sequence ATGACGCAGGTAAATCAAGAATTTCTTACTGCAGTCCTACATGAAACTTCAAATTATGAAATTACGAATCATAATCTTGCACTAAAGGTCTTTTGTATAGAAACTCCGCTTGGATCTATGTTTGCCATGTCAGATGAATATGCATTATATTTTTTAGAGTTTACTGATCATTTTGAGTTAAAAGACAGGATAAAAAAATTTTGTTACAGAACTAACTCTACTATCATTATTGGTAGCTCAGTTCCCATTACATCGATAACAACAGAGCTTACTTTATATTTTGATGGTAGTCTAAAAAAATTTAAAACACCACTGCAATTATTAGGTAGTCCTTTTCAAAAATCTGTTTGGAAAGCGTTGCAAAGTATCCCTTACGGACACACCAGAAGTTATACTGAACAAGCAAAAATTATAGAAAAGGAATCTGCTTACAGAGCTGTAGCAAATGCTAATGGAGCCAATAAGATTTCCATTGTAATTCCATGTCATCGAGTTATTAATAGCAATGGCAATCTAGGAGGATATGGTGGGGGTCTTGCTCGTAAAAAATGGCTTCTTGATTTTGAAAGAAAAAATTATGACAACTGA
- a CDS encoding mechanosensitive ion channel family protein, with amino-acid sequence MNDYFSFVIPAGSLSRIFVLIFIGIPLVKWCSKLLTTLCLKRFSRHATVLVGHIIFYGGLSFIGITVLHELGFNISALLGAAGVFGVAIGFASQTSISNIISGFFLLLECPFLVGDKIKSCDVVGYVEEIDLLSVRIRTADNTLIRLPNEAVLKHSVVNYTHYTIKRIDYIISLPYTNDIQEAQHIIYDIIQKNSSFFCKEPVPTVRLQGIEQPYNTNEVRIFLIVHVWVLTEKFSSVSAILMEQLKNQFDIHKSTITIVQKN; translated from the coding sequence ATGAATGATTATTTCTCTTTTGTAATCCCTGCAGGAAGCTTGTCACGCATTTTTGTATTAATTTTTATTGGTATACCATTAGTAAAATGGTGTAGCAAACTACTCACTACTTTATGTTTAAAGCGTTTTTCACGCCATGCAACTGTCTTGGTTGGACATATTATTTTTTACGGCGGATTAAGTTTCATTGGCATTACTGTTTTACATGAGCTTGGTTTTAATATTTCTGCATTATTGGGAGCAGCAGGAGTATTTGGTGTTGCTATTGGTTTTGCATCACAAACAAGCATATCTAATATTATTAGTGGCTTTTTTTTACTCCTTGAATGTCCTTTTTTGGTTGGCGACAAGATCAAAAGTTGCGATGTTGTTGGATATGTAGAGGAAATTGATTTACTTTCAGTACGTATTCGTACAGCTGACAATACATTGATACGTTTACCAAATGAAGCAGTACTTAAACATAGTGTAGTTAATTACACGCATTATACAATAAAAAGGATTGATTATATAATATCACTGCCATATACCAATGATATACAAGAAGCACAACATATTATTTATGATATTATTCAAAAAAATAGTTCATTTTTTTGTAAAGAGCCGGTACCTACTGTTAGGTTGCAGGGAATAGAACAACCTTATAATACTAACGAAGTACGGATATTTTTAATAGTACACGTGTGGGTTCTTACAGAGAAATTTTCGTCAGTATCAGCAATTTTGATGGAACAATTAAAGAATCAGTTTGATATACATAAAAGTACTATAACGATAGTACAGAAAAATTAA